A stretch of the Bdellovibrio sp. 22V genome encodes the following:
- a CDS encoding sigma-54 dependent transcriptional regulator, with protein sequence MKSRILVVDDEESIREFLEIMLKKEGYEVTLAEDGQKAKDLLTKKTFDMIISDLQMPHVTGIELLKHVKETYPDTVFMLITAFGTTETAVEAMKMGAYDYLTKPFKIDEVRLNIQNALRSRNLEVENRTLKKELVKEYSFQNMVGNSPAMHSIYDMVKRVSQTPTNVLITGESGTGKEVVAKAIHYNGPLKDRPFVTVNCGAIPENLMESEMFGHKKGSFTGAVADKSGLFEVADGGTLFLDEVGELPLTIQVKLLRAIQERVIRRVGATEDMKVDVRIIAATNRNLEEMVQKGGFRQDLFYRLNVINIKTPGLRDRREDIPLLANHFLKKYNERLNKNIGAISAEAMEILKKYDYPGNVRELENLIERTVALEGGATILPESLPPMVNTSSGRKMASSNEIEIGDDGVDLDKVMGQIEKELLIKAIHAAGGVKKRAAKLLHISFRSMRYRIEKYNLGVVGDDELDDE encoded by the coding sequence ATGAAGTCGAGAATTCTTGTTGTCGATGACGAAGAATCAATCCGCGAGTTTTTAGAGATCATGCTTAAAAAAGAAGGCTATGAAGTGACTTTGGCTGAGGATGGCCAAAAGGCAAAAGACCTTCTTACGAAAAAAACCTTCGACATGATCATCTCGGACTTGCAGATGCCGCATGTGACGGGAATTGAGCTTCTGAAACACGTCAAAGAAACTTACCCAGACACAGTGTTCATGTTGATCACAGCTTTCGGTACAACGGAAACTGCGGTTGAAGCCATGAAGATGGGTGCCTACGACTATTTGACGAAGCCGTTTAAGATCGACGAAGTTCGTCTCAACATCCAAAACGCTCTTCGCTCTCGCAATCTCGAAGTAGAAAATAGAACTCTTAAAAAAGAACTCGTTAAAGAATACTCGTTCCAAAACATGGTGGGGAATTCTCCTGCTATGCACTCCATTTATGATATGGTGAAACGTGTGTCACAAACGCCAACAAACGTTTTGATCACGGGAGAGTCGGGAACAGGTAAAGAGGTTGTGGCGAAAGCGATTCACTATAACGGTCCGTTGAAAGACCGTCCGTTCGTAACGGTGAACTGCGGTGCCATTCCTGAAAATTTGATGGAATCAGAGATGTTCGGTCACAAAAAAGGCTCGTTCACGGGCGCTGTGGCTGACAAGTCAGGTCTTTTCGAAGTCGCGGATGGCGGTACCTTGTTCCTTGATGAGGTCGGTGAGTTGCCGTTGACGATTCAAGTAAAACTTCTTCGTGCGATCCAAGAACGTGTGATCCGCCGTGTAGGTGCGACGGAAGACATGAAAGTCGACGTGCGTATTATCGCCGCGACAAACAGAAACTTGGAAGAGATGGTGCAAAAAGGCGGATTCCGTCAAGATTTGTTCTATCGTTTGAATGTTATCAATATTAAGACTCCGGGGCTTCGTGACCGCCGTGAAGATATTCCTTTGCTCGCAAATCATTTTTTGAAAAAGTACAACGAGCGTTTGAATAAGAACATCGGTGCAATCAGCGCTGAAGCGATGGAGATTCTTAAGAAGTACGACTATCCAGGAAACGTGCGTGAGCTTGAAAACTTGATCGAGCGCACAGTGGCATTGGAAGGCGGCGCGACGATTCTGCCGGAATCATTGCCACCGATGGTGAATACGTCTTCCGGTCGTAAAATGGCTTCGTCCAACGAGATCGAAATCGGCGATGACGGTGTTGATCTGGATAAAGTGATGGGACAAATTGAAAAAGAATTATTAATCAAAGCGATTCATGCTGCCGGCGGAGTAAAGAAGAGAGCTGCAAAGCTCCTTCATATTTCATTCCGATCTATGCGTTATCGCATCGAAAAATACAATCTAGGCGTTGTCGGCGACGACGAGCTTGACGACGAATAA
- a CDS encoding ATP-binding protein has translation MRLSFALQNNKNQGLLVEFVRLNLFVLILAISVISSIVQEGFINWSILGPFYGVLTVALGCHLVWVTFWEKLLEKPFWLFFGFVLDSLFISLLIYFSGISQSLFLFLHLVNILLAGIACRGVGAVTLALFTSIFFSVAAVFSPEMKALNFFFLLALNNIAFFSVAGLSGYLSEQLQTVGSELTKTGLSLRSAQELNEVLVENIPSGMVSFTESGEVVKANSAAHTILDINDLTQTNWFQLFPGMLKPDNGIVKADVKYTAAGASDSKILGMTVSKIYSPELQSHLLISLFDDLTKIRQLEYSARQNEKLAAVGGLAAGIAHEIRNPLAGISGSIEMLTQTVTNEDDRKLMKIVLREIDRLNNLITEFLDYARPETPPTDPVDLSALLTEVMDSMTMNNQVRADVEQVREYDAGLKILGRRDKLKQAFLNIIINSYQAMNESKQPKLSVKAMASEKEIHVRIRDAGCGMSEVTKKKMFEPFHTTKPKGTGLGLAVTHKILEGHGAQVFVESEVGVGTEFILTFPRAN, from the coding sequence ATGCGACTGAGTTTTGCTTTGCAGAACAATAAAAATCAAGGGTTGTTGGTGGAGTTCGTTCGCCTCAACCTTTTTGTTTTGATTCTCGCGATCAGTGTTATTTCCAGCATCGTCCAAGAAGGTTTCATCAATTGGTCGATACTGGGACCGTTCTACGGAGTCCTCACCGTAGCTCTGGGTTGTCATCTTGTTTGGGTGACATTCTGGGAAAAACTTTTGGAAAAGCCGTTCTGGCTTTTCTTTGGTTTTGTCTTAGATTCTCTTTTTATTTCTCTTTTGATTTATTTTTCAGGTATCAGTCAGTCATTGTTTTTGTTTCTGCACCTTGTGAATATTCTGCTGGCAGGTATCGCTTGTCGTGGCGTAGGCGCTGTGACGCTGGCTCTTTTTACCAGTATTTTCTTTTCCGTCGCGGCGGTCTTTTCGCCAGAGATGAAAGCGCTGAATTTCTTTTTCCTTCTCGCGTTGAATAATATCGCCTTTTTCTCTGTCGCGGGTCTTTCAGGTTACTTGAGTGAACAACTTCAGACCGTCGGCAGCGAACTGACAAAGACAGGTTTAAGCCTGCGTTCCGCACAAGAGCTGAACGAAGTTCTTGTCGAAAATATTCCAAGCGGAATGGTTTCATTTACGGAAAGCGGTGAAGTTGTTAAGGCGAACTCAGCGGCGCACACGATCCTGGATATTAACGACTTAACGCAAACAAATTGGTTTCAGCTTTTTCCGGGAATGCTGAAGCCCGACAACGGCATTGTGAAAGCGGACGTGAAGTACACGGCGGCAGGTGCAAGTGACAGCAAAATTCTGGGTATGACAGTCTCGAAGATTTACAGCCCCGAATTGCAGTCCCATCTTTTGATTTCGCTTTTTGATGATTTAACGAAGATTCGCCAGCTTGAGTACAGTGCGCGCCAAAACGAAAAGTTGGCGGCGGTCGGCGGTCTTGCGGCGGGCATCGCACACGAGATTCGCAATCCTTTGGCGGGTATCAGCGGCAGCATTGAAATGCTGACGCAAACCGTGACAAATGAAGACGATCGCAAGCTAATGAAAATCGTTTTGCGGGAAATTGATCGCTTGAACAATCTCATCACGGAGTTCTTGGATTACGCACGTCCTGAAACTCCGCCTACCGATCCCGTGGATCTTTCGGCGCTTTTGACGGAAGTGATGGATTCGATGACGATGAACAATCAGGTGCGTGCTGACGTCGAGCAAGTGCGTGAATACGATGCGGGATTAAAAATCTTGGGTCGTCGTGATAAATTGAAACAGGCTTTTTTGAATATCATTATCAACTCTTACCAGGCGATGAACGAATCCAAGCAACCTAAACTTTCCGTGAAAGCGATGGCCTCTGAGAAAGAAATCCATGTGCGTATTCGCGATGCAGGTTGCGGGATGAGTGAAGTGACGAAAAAGAAAATGTTTGAACCATTTCATACGACGAAGCCTAAAGGCACGGGCCTTGGTCTAGCTGTGACTCACAAGATTCTTGAGGGGCACGGGGCGCAGGTCTTCGTCGAGAGTGAAGTGGGCGTAGGTACTGAGTTTATTTTGACTTTTCCGAGAGCAAACTGA
- a CDS encoding ferritin-like domain-containing protein — protein MSKENKKVVALLNEIIEMEISGVVRYLHYALMIKGPNRIPIVKWFHEQANEGYQHASTIGEKITALGGHPSLKVSPVPETKTHKVLDILKESLDFEESALEKYKEVLNHVEDNVALEEMIREMIRLETEHIEEVRKMLDTN, from the coding sequence ATGTCTAAAGAAAACAAAAAAGTTGTAGCGTTGCTCAATGAAATCATCGAAATGGAAATTTCCGGCGTTGTTCGCTATCTTCACTATGCCTTGATGATCAAAGGCCCGAATCGTATTCCGATCGTGAAGTGGTTCCATGAACAAGCTAATGAAGGCTACCAACACGCCTCCACAATCGGAGAAAAGATCACGGCGTTGGGCGGACATCCTTCTTTGAAAGTCAGCCCTGTACCTGAAACTAAAACGCATAAAGTTTTGGATATTTTGAAAGAGAGCTTGGATTTCGAAGAAAGCGCTCTTGAAAAATACAAAGAAGTCCTTAATCACGTTGAAGACAATGTGGCTCTGGAAGAAATGATCCGCGAAATGATCCGCCTCGAGACAGAACACATCGAGGAAGTCAGAAAAATGTTGGATACTAACTAA
- a CDS encoding DUF4423 domain-containing protein, which yields MKTVFENRRSRNAKYSMRAFARDLGISPGRLSEILGGGNIPGKRLTRRIITSLKLDADDTSHIMRVVDRQKKIQTELKGAHQLDMDQFSLIADRENFSLLCLLETENFVSDISWMAERLNVSEATVRDVLERLSRLGLIKQGPHGYQSTHKDITTSHNIPSAAIREYHTQGLKHATESLLNVDPDLRDITSIEMPTDLNKLKIAKEHIRDFRRKIAKLLEEGETTEVYRLNIQLVPVTNVAGSRKGAHT from the coding sequence ATGAAAACGGTGTTTGAGAATCGAAGATCTCGAAACGCAAAATACTCAATGCGCGCCTTTGCTCGCGACTTGGGTATTTCCCCCGGGCGCCTTTCTGAAATTCTGGGTGGAGGCAATATTCCCGGCAAACGACTCACCCGCCGAATCATCACTTCGCTCAAACTTGATGCGGATGACACTTCTCACATCATGCGTGTGGTGGATCGCCAAAAGAAAATTCAGACGGAACTCAAGGGCGCTCATCAACTCGACATGGATCAGTTTTCACTGATCGCGGATCGCGAGAATTTTTCTTTGCTTTGCCTTCTTGAAACAGAAAATTTTGTCTCTGACATTTCGTGGATGGCGGAAAGACTGAACGTCAGCGAAGCGACCGTTCGCGATGTGCTTGAACGCCTGTCGCGCTTGGGACTCATTAAACAAGGACCTCACGGCTACCAAAGCACGCACAAAGACATCACAACGTCCCACAATATTCCTTCGGCAGCGATCCGCGAATATCACACCCAAGGCCTTAAACATGCGACAGAGTCTTTGCTGAATGTCGATCCTGATTTGCGCGATATCACGAGCATCGAAATGCCGACGGATTTAAATAAACTTAAAATCGCCAAAGAACACATCCGCGACTTCCGCAGAAAAATCGCAAAACTACTTGAAGAAGGCGAAACAACCGAAGTGTACCGTCTTAATATTCAGCTTGTTCCTGTCACGAATGTGGCCGGGTCCCGCAAAGGAGCACACACATGA
- a CDS encoding helicase HerA-like domain-containing protein encodes MDNRILIGQGKNPCYLEGRFANRHGLIAGATGTGKTVTLQILAEGFSKMGVPVFLADIKGDLAGLSQKGSSHPKVEERAKALGLNDFTYQAFPVVFWDLFGEQGHPVRATLSEMGPLLLSRLLELNDVQSGVLEMLFKYADDHGLLLLDLKDLRSLISFASENTAVFTQDYGSLSKQSLGVLQRELLSLEQQKAESFFGEPALQLSDFMQTTLDGKGVINILAADKLIPHPKLYATFLLWLLSELFESLPETGDAAVPKLVFFFDEAHLLFGDAPKALLDKVEQVVRLIRSKGVGVYFITQNPLDVPEKVLGQLGNRVQHALRAFTPKDQKSVKAAAETFRTNESVNVAKVITELGVGEALVSTLFQGGVPSPVEVAKICPPQSRIGTITKEERDLVMSRSPFKGRYEQTVDRESAYEKLQTRAQAPEKPPEKKSKREPETLWETATKSAVRAASSQMGRSLGRSLLRGILGSLSKK; translated from the coding sequence GTGGATAATCGAATTTTGATCGGCCAAGGAAAGAACCCCTGTTATCTCGAGGGGCGTTTCGCCAATCGTCACGGCCTTATTGCCGGCGCCACGGGGACGGGAAAGACGGTGACGTTGCAAATCCTCGCGGAAGGATTTTCTAAAATGGGTGTGCCGGTGTTTTTGGCGGACATCAAAGGTGATCTCGCAGGCCTGTCGCAAAAGGGGAGTTCTCATCCTAAAGTGGAAGAGAGGGCCAAGGCTTTGGGGTTGAATGATTTCACCTATCAAGCGTTTCCCGTCGTCTTTTGGGATCTTTTTGGTGAACAAGGTCATCCCGTGCGGGCGACTTTGTCAGAGATGGGACCTCTTTTATTATCTCGCTTGTTAGAGCTTAATGACGTGCAAAGCGGTGTTCTTGAAATGCTCTTTAAATATGCCGATGATCACGGACTGCTTTTGTTGGATTTGAAAGACCTTCGCTCTTTGATCAGTTTCGCCTCCGAGAATACAGCAGTCTTTACGCAAGACTACGGTAGTTTAAGCAAACAAAGTTTGGGAGTTCTGCAACGCGAACTTCTGAGTTTGGAACAACAAAAGGCGGAAAGTTTTTTTGGTGAGCCCGCTCTGCAACTGAGCGACTTTATGCAGACCACTCTTGACGGCAAAGGTGTTATTAATATTCTCGCAGCTGATAAGCTGATTCCACATCCCAAACTTTACGCGACCTTTTTGTTGTGGCTGCTTTCAGAGCTTTTTGAAAGTCTTCCAGAAACAGGGGACGCCGCCGTACCGAAACTGGTCTTTTTTTTCGATGAAGCTCATTTGCTCTTTGGCGATGCGCCTAAGGCATTGCTTGATAAAGTCGAGCAGGTCGTGAGGCTCATTCGCTCAAAAGGCGTCGGTGTTTACTTCATCACACAAAATCCCCTGGACGTGCCTGAAAAAGTTTTAGGGCAACTGGGCAATCGTGTGCAGCATGCCTTGCGCGCGTTTACTCCGAAAGACCAAAAATCCGTCAAAGCCGCAGCCGAGACCTTTCGCACTAACGAAAGCGTCAACGTAGCGAAGGTCATCACCGAGCTGGGAGTCGGTGAGGCCCTTGTTTCCACTTTGTTTCAAGGAGGTGTTCCCAGTCCCGTGGAGGTCGCGAAGATCTGTCCTCCGCAATCGCGCATCGGCACCATCACGAAAGAGGAGAGGGACCTTGTGATGAGCCGTTCGCCGTTCAAGGGGCGCTATGAACAAACCGTCGATCGTGAATCCGCGTATGAAAAACTGCAAACGCGAGCACAAGCCCCCGAAAAACCACCCGAGAAAAAATCAAAACGAGAACCTGAAACTTTGTGGGAGACAGCGACGAAAAGTGCCGTGCGCGCTGCAAGTTCTCAAATGGGGCGGAGTCTAGGACGAAGTCTTTTACGGGGAATCTTAGGCTCGCTCAGTAAAAAGTAA
- a CDS encoding type II secretion system F family protein, translating to MAKFQYQAKNATGQMVQGEIEAATQQEAIIRLRAQQLLPVRVVQFGTSRPAAGKSASLFAPRVKGKDLQVFTRQFATLINAGIPVVDSLKILSEGLRPGLLKEASAQVRTSIEQGRRLADSMAQVPNVFDKLYVNMIQAGEEAGILDGILQRLAAYMEKSEKLKSQVKGALVYPMVIICVAMIVIAGILVFIIPKFMEFFSSSGKEPPALTLMVVTLSNSMINNWYIYLAALIVGPFAFMQWLNTDSGKDSFDRFIMRAPVFGEVVQKSAIARLTRTLSTLLSSGVGLIEAIDISSKTAGNIVIEQSLLRSKESVIAGRTFAAPLGKEKAFPEMVVQMISIGEQSGTLDIMLGKIADFYEDEVETAVKAMTSLLEPLLMVVLGGIIAVLVIAMYLPIFNMAEVVQ from the coding sequence ATGGCAAAGTTCCAATATCAAGCAAAGAACGCCACGGGCCAGATGGTTCAAGGCGAAATCGAAGCAGCGACTCAGCAAGAAGCGATCATTCGTCTTAGAGCCCAGCAGTTGCTGCCAGTTCGAGTTGTGCAATTCGGAACGTCTCGTCCTGCGGCGGGTAAAAGTGCCAGTTTGTTTGCTCCGCGTGTGAAGGGGAAAGACTTGCAGGTTTTCACGCGTCAGTTTGCAACTTTGATCAATGCCGGTATTCCGGTGGTGGATTCTTTGAAGATTCTTTCGGAAGGTCTTCGTCCCGGACTATTGAAAGAAGCTTCGGCGCAAGTCAGAACTTCGATTGAACAAGGTCGTCGTTTGGCGGACTCGATGGCGCAAGTGCCGAATGTGTTTGATAAACTTTACGTCAATATGATTCAGGCCGGAGAAGAAGCCGGTATCTTGGACGGCATTCTTCAGCGTTTGGCCGCTTATATGGAGAAATCTGAAAAACTTAAATCGCAAGTAAAAGGGGCGCTTGTCTATCCGATGGTGATCATCTGTGTGGCGATGATCGTTATCGCGGGTATTCTTGTATTCATTATTCCCAAGTTCATGGAATTTTTCTCGTCGTCAGGAAAAGAACCGCCAGCTTTGACACTGATGGTGGTGACCCTCAGTAACTCGATGATTAACAACTGGTACATTTACCTGGCGGCATTGATTGTCGGCCCTTTTGCTTTCATGCAATGGCTTAATACGGATAGCGGTAAAGATTCCTTCGATAGATTTATTATGCGCGCTCCGGTGTTTGGCGAAGTGGTGCAGAAGTCAGCGATTGCGCGTTTGACTCGAACTTTGTCGACGCTTCTGTCTTCGGGTGTGGGTCTTATCGAGGCGATTGATATCTCTTCAAAAACGGCGGGTAATATCGTGATCGAACAAAGTCTTTTGCGTTCGAAAGAATCGGTCATTGCCGGTCGTACTTTCGCAGCTCCTCTTGGAAAAGAAAAGGCGTTCCCCGAGATGGTGGTGCAAATGATTTCCATCGGTGAACAATCCGGTACGCTCGACATCATGTTGGGTAAAATCGCGGACTTCTATGAAGATGAAGTTGAGACGGCGGTTAAAGCCATGACGTCACTTCTTGAGCCTCTTTTGATGGTTGTATTGGGCGGTATTATCGCCGTTCTGGTGATCGCGATGTATCTTCCGATCTTCAATATGGCCGAGGTTGTGCAATAG
- a CDS encoding metallophosphoesterase yields the protein MKRFWLLFLLIASCGPLQRSSPFSEHTNSKSDHLNDRAINGLQRLDQTPQDIVLVAIADSHQNYDDLTTVVSSANQQQADFVVHLGDFTNQGYNFEYDLFINRMKKLNLPFVVALGNHDTVTKGKSLYLRLFGDFNRMFEFRGYRFIILNNNNLDFKAHGGVDWDWLRRNVEASLLPIVLMYHINPDNTDYFTDSDRQTFDSIVIGSRVRLMLHGHHHVFATSFANGILKHMVHRTEEAKWSRITLRANEISIDYCQKLECVRETTQAFP from the coding sequence ATGAAAAGGTTTTGGTTGTTATTTCTTCTTATTGCGAGTTGCGGTCCTCTGCAAAGAAGTTCGCCTTTTTCAGAACACACAAATAGCAAATCGGATCATCTCAATGATCGCGCGATCAATGGCTTGCAACGCTTGGATCAAACCCCTCAGGATATCGTTCTTGTGGCTATTGCAGATTCCCACCAAAACTATGATGATCTTACCACGGTCGTCAGCTCCGCGAATCAGCAGCAGGCGGATTTTGTCGTGCACCTCGGGGACTTCACCAATCAAGGGTATAATTTCGAATACGATCTTTTTATCAACCGCATGAAAAAACTCAACCTGCCTTTCGTCGTTGCCTTGGGAAATCACGATACGGTGACGAAAGGCAAGTCCTTGTACTTGCGATTGTTCGGCGACTTCAACCGGATGTTCGAGTTTCGGGGTTATCGTTTTATCATCCTTAACAATAACAATCTGGATTTTAAAGCTCATGGCGGAGTAGACTGGGATTGGCTTCGCCGCAATGTTGAGGCCAGCCTTTTACCGATCGTCCTGATGTATCACATCAATCCAGATAACACGGATTACTTTACCGATTCAGATCGCCAGACATTTGACTCCATCGTTATCGGATCACGTGTGCGCCTGATGCTGCACGGACATCACCATGTCTTCGCGACATCCTTTGCTAACGGAATTTTAAAACACATGGTTCATCGTACGGAAGAAGCGAAATGGAGCCGCATCACTCTGCGCGCGAATGAAATCTCCATTGATTACTGCCAAAAGTTGGAGTGTGTCCGTGAGACAACTCAAGCTTTTCCTTAA